A genome region from Nitrosopumilus oxyclinae includes the following:
- a CDS encoding DUF4352 domain-containing protein, with the protein MGGIGIVIVIGAIVASMGFAMFMYIQYETNFIESSVGNPVVVGPVEYVITFEGTHNGDKENTPENTFVMIGITAKNISDEKTVISGGQFYFVDDRDQKHEAFFGEFSANDLFLEGLDPNKPIQRTTQFDVPFDEEKQYKIIIRPQKDQSTVDTAVVCLTNC; encoded by the coding sequence ATGGGCGGAATTGGAATTGTCATCGTGATCGGAGCAATTGTAGCTTCAATGGGATTTGCAATGTTCATGTATATCCAATATGAAACAAATTTCATTGAATCAAGTGTAGGAAATCCAGTAGTTGTAGGACCGGTAGAGTACGTCATAACATTTGAGGGAACACATAACGGAGATAAAGAAAATACACCTGAAAACACGTTTGTAATGATTGGAATTACTGCAAAAAACATCAGTGATGAAAAAACAGTGATTTCAGGAGGACAATTCTACTTTGTAGATGACAGAGATCAAAAACATGAAGCATTTTTTGGAGAATTTTCAGCAAATGATTTGTTTTTAGAAGGACTTGACCCAAACAAACCAATTCAAAGAACAACACAGTTTGATGTTCCATTTGATGAAGAAAAACAATACAAAATAATTATTCGTCCACAAAAAGATCAATCAACTGTTGATACAGCTGTTGTTTGTCTTACAAATTGCTGA
- the rpl4p gene encoding 50S ribosomal protein L4, which translates to MKTSTYTTTGTKDTEIELPIIFSTPFRKDLIHKAVTNLTSHKFQRQGRKPMAGMDVVADSNDPPTGQGVSRVARMQGGGGGRQGQGAEVASTRGGRQAHPPIVEKVIFKKLNKKENKLALCSAIAATASKDLVELRGHKVKGIESFPIIVSDDIENISKTSEITKVLDALKLTQDVKRLNARKPRSGQSRLRGRTKKIGKSVLFVTANSTNLSQATGALPGVEVRNVKDLSVLDLAPGSDPIRLTVYSKSAIEEIGKIKSTHLEVMVKTQ; encoded by the coding sequence ATGAAGACATCAACTTACACAACAACTGGAACTAAGGATACAGAAATTGAATTGCCAATAATATTCTCAACTCCATTTAGAAAAGATCTAATTCACAAAGCTGTTACTAATTTAACATCTCATAAATTCCAAAGACAAGGAAGAAAACCAATGGCAGGTATGGATGTAGTTGCAGATTCAAACGATCCTCCAACAGGTCAAGGTGTATCTCGTGTTGCAAGAATGCAAGGTGGGGGCGGTGGAAGACAAGGACAAGGTGCAGAAGTCGCATCAACTAGAGGCGGAAGACAAGCACATCCACCAATTGTAGAAAAAGTGATTTTTAAGAAATTAAATAAAAAAGAGAACAAACTAGCATTATGTTCTGCAATTGCAGCAACAGCATCAAAAGATCTTGTTGAACTTAGAGGTCACAAAGTAAAAGGAATAGAATCATTCCCAATCATAGTATCAGATGATATTGAAAATATTTCTAAAACAAGTGAAATCACCAAAGTGCTAGATGCATTGAAATTAACACAAGATGTCAAAAGATTAAACGCAAGAAAACCACGTTCTGGACAATCAAGACTTAGAGGCAGAACCAAGAAAATAGGCAAAAGTGTTTTGTTTGTAACTGCAAATTCAACAAATCTCTCACAAGCAACAGGTGCATTACCAGGCGTAGAAGTAAGAAATGTCAAAGACTTGAGTGTGTTAGATTTAGCCCCAGGTTCTGATCCAATTAGATTAACAGTATATTCCAAATCTGCAATAGAGGAGATTGGAAAAATAAAATCAACACATCTCGAAGTAATGGTGAAAACACAATGA
- a CDS encoding 30S ribosomal protein S3, with translation MSAVKNVIKDNYNMMLLKDYLREAIKDAGFSHAEISKTPVGTRVALHVTRPGIVIGRKGSGIRALTEKLATDFGLKNPQISVVEIEKPELAPSVMCNRMASHLERGTAFRRATMWTLKQIMEGGAMGVQITISGKLRGDRSAFEKHTQGILPRAGHHAEIIVDEDIAHVKTAMGLIGVRIRIAKKEKLIPEFEMRTEKAMKANAVKEEKTRVEEIDVEGAKVEVIKAQGKKDDAKSESERIALEAKKMETLETLEEEEAKLK, from the coding sequence ATGTCAGCTGTAAAAAATGTAATTAAAGATAACTACAACATGATGTTACTCAAAGATTATCTCAGAGAGGCAATCAAAGATGCAGGTTTTTCACATGCAGAGATTTCAAAAACACCAGTTGGTACTAGAGTTGCATTACATGTAACAAGACCTGGAATTGTAATCGGAAGAAAAGGTTCAGGAATTAGAGCACTAACAGAAAAACTTGCAACAGACTTTGGATTAAAAAACCCACAAATTTCAGTAGTTGAAATTGAAAAACCAGAATTAGCTCCTAGTGTAATGTGTAATAGAATGGCATCACATTTGGAAAGAGGAACAGCATTTAGAAGAGCAACCATGTGGACACTAAAACAAATTATGGAAGGTGGTGCAATGGGCGTTCAAATTACAATTTCAGGAAAACTTAGAGGTGACCGTTCAGCATTTGAGAAACACACCCAAGGAATTTTACCAAGAGCAGGACACCATGCAGAGATTATTGTTGATGAAGACATTGCACACGTAAAAACAGCAATGGGATTAATTGGAGTTAGAATTAGAATTGCTAAAAAAGAAAAACTCATTCCAGAATTTGAAATGAGAACTGAAAAAGCCATGAAAGCAAATGCAGTAAAAGAAGAGAAAACCAGAGTTGAAGAAATCGATGTTGAAGGTGCTAAAGTTGAAGTGATTAAAGCACAAGGCAAAAAAGACGATGCAAAATCAGAATCAGAAAGAATTGCACTTGAAGCAAAGAAAATGGAAACACTTGAAACATTAGAAGAAGAGGAGGCCAAATTGAAATGA
- a CDS encoding DUF2299 family protein, with translation MSASRMRDNVERWIIHEGLSFDEVKNPENNFQILVKHAGQYGIPVEVFEPKGQPGILVIGAKVEMKNNQIARYLEFSAEEKTKFEKKVSDYCYSIQAINKIITEDGKQKVGVYVVMDDKENINQQTMLEAIDSVSEKYDKTARFLLKTF, from the coding sequence ATGAGTGCATCAAGGATGAGAGATAACGTAGAGAGATGGATAATTCATGAAGGATTATCATTTGATGAAGTAAAAAACCCAGAAAATAATTTCCAAATCCTAGTAAAACATGCAGGACAGTACGGAATTCCCGTAGAGGTATTTGAGCCAAAGGGGCAACCAGGCATACTAGTAATTGGTGCCAAAGTTGAAATGAAAAATAATCAAATTGCAAGGTATTTGGAATTTAGTGCAGAAGAGAAAACAAAATTTGAGAAAAAAGTGAGTGACTACTGCTATTCAATACAGGCAATTAACAAAATTATCACTGAAGATGGAAAACAAAAAGTCGGAGTCTATGTAGTGATGGATGACAAGGAAAACATCAATCAACAAACAATGCTAGAGGCAATAGATAGCGTATCCGAAAAATACGATAAAACAGCCAGATTTTTGTTGAAGACCTTTTAA
- the rplX gene encoding 50S ribosomal protein L24: MKPTKMRNQMIYQATYKTKSKQLGSALSKDLHKKYGKRSVRVVEGDSVTILRGEFKGVDGKIAKISTQKSSVAIEGVKKEKTKGEKFDVYIHTSNLVVTSLNTVDKWRIAKLEGKDPRKQPKTEKVSTETKTEPVKVAPKETKVAEKAKKEEDDN, translated from the coding sequence ATGAAACCAACTAAAATGCGCAATCAGATGATTTATCAGGCAACATACAAAACTAAAAGTAAACAACTGGGAAGTGCACTTTCAAAAGATCTTCATAAAAAATATGGTAAAAGAAGTGTAAGAGTAGTCGAAGGAGACAGCGTTACAATTCTAAGAGGAGAATTCAAAGGAGTTGATGGTAAAATAGCTAAAATATCTACACAAAAAAGCAGTGTTGCAATTGAAGGAGTAAAGAAAGAAAAAACTAAAGGGGAAAAATTTGACGTTTACATTCACACATCTAATCTAGTAGTTACTTCATTAAACACAGTAGACAAATGGAGAATTGCAAAACTAGAAGGAAAAGATCCTAGAAAACAACCAAAAACAGAAAAAGTATCTACTGAAACAAAAACAGAGCCTGTAAAAGTTGCCCCTAAAGAAACAAAAGTAGCAGAAAAAGCCAAAAAAGAGGAAGATGATAATTAA
- a CDS encoding 50S ribosomal protein L5 has product MSQVTQSPMKKISLEKIVLNMGLGKSGDVITTAQVALEQISGKKPSTRNAKAAYRDWGVRKGEPIGVAVTIRGEDAVALLKRLLEAKGNAINGKSFDNFGNFSFGINEHIDIPGVKYDPQVGILGLGISITLTRPGYGIRTRSKHKARVGKTHVIKSQEAKDYLEKEFGVTIT; this is encoded by the coding sequence ATGTCTCAAGTAACACAATCCCCAATGAAAAAAATCTCTTTAGAGAAAATTGTTCTAAACATGGGTTTAGGCAAATCCGGAGATGTAATTACCACAGCACAAGTTGCATTAGAACAAATCTCTGGAAAAAAACCATCAACACGTAATGCAAAAGCAGCATACAGAGATTGGGGAGTAAGAAAAGGCGAACCAATAGGAGTTGCAGTTACAATTCGTGGAGAAGATGCTGTTGCATTATTGAAAAGATTACTTGAAGCTAAAGGTAATGCAATAAACGGAAAATCATTTGATAATTTTGGAAACTTTTCATTTGGAATTAATGAACACATCGATATTCCAGGAGTAAAATATGATCCACAAGTTGGAATTTTAGGATTAGGGATTTCAATTACATTAACTAGACCAGGATATGGAATTAGAACTCGAAGTAAACACAAAGCTAGAGTTGGAAAAACTCACGTTATCAAAAGTCAAGAAGCAAAAGATTATCTAGAAAAAGAATTTGGAGTGACTATAACATAA
- a CDS encoding 30S ribosomal protein S8, with translation MPATNILANLFVTLYNNEARRKSDCIILPTSKLGIEVLKTLQKDGYIGEFEHIDDKRGGKFKIKLLAKITKCGAISPRFKVKTDEYNSWEQQYLPAYDRGMLLVTTNQGVMSHHDAATKGIGGFLIGYVY, from the coding sequence ATGCCAGCAACAAACATCTTAGCAAATCTATTTGTCACACTTTACAATAATGAAGCAAGAAGAAAATCAGATTGTATCATTCTTCCAACATCAAAACTAGGTATTGAAGTTCTAAAAACACTTCAAAAAGATGGATACATTGGCGAATTTGAGCATATTGACGATAAAAGAGGCGGAAAATTCAAAATTAAACTATTAGCAAAAATTACAAAATGTGGAGCAATTTCCCCAAGATTCAAAGTAAAAACTGATGAATACAATAGTTGGGAGCAACAATATTTGCCCGCATATGACAGAGGAATGCTTTTGGTAACAACTAACCAAGGAGTAATGTCACATCATGATGCAGCAACTAAAGGAATTGGAGGATTTTTGATAGGTTATGTCTACTGA
- a CDS encoding 30S ribosomal protein S4e, translating to MVSIAGSKKLKRQMAPQFWGIGRKEKRFVITVKPGSHKKSFSVPTAVFLRDMLSIVTSLREAKASIYSGRVKIDGVVRKSLHHSIGLMDVVELTDVSDIYRLVPTEDKLLKPIKINESEKSKKLVRVTTKTTLNKGKLQIGFHDGRSIISDTKVNVGDACLIQVPEQKILEVIKLETGIQGLVTRGNNAGQIGKIESIEEGTFILPKRVILTLGDRKIEIPADIIMPIGKQEPIIQLK from the coding sequence ATGGTAAGTATAGCAGGTAGTAAGAAACTCAAACGTCAAATGGCCCCACAGTTCTGGGGAATTGGCAGAAAAGAAAAACGATTTGTAATTACAGTAAAACCAGGTTCACATAAAAAAAGTTTCTCAGTTCCTACAGCAGTATTTCTTAGAGACATGCTAAGTATTGTCACTAGTCTAAGAGAAGCTAAAGCATCAATTTATTCTGGAAGAGTAAAAATTGATGGGGTTGTTAGAAAATCACTTCACCATTCAATTGGATTAATGGATGTTGTAGAACTAACAGATGTATCAGATATTTATCGTCTAGTTCCAACTGAAGACAAATTACTAAAACCAATTAAAATCAACGAATCAGAAAAATCTAAAAAACTTGTTAGAGTTACCACTAAAACTACACTCAACAAAGGAAAATTGCAAATTGGATTCCATGACGGACGTTCAATTATTTCAGATACCAAAGTAAATGTTGGCGATGCATGTTTAATTCAAGTTCCAGAACAAAAAATTCTTGAAGTAATTAAATTAGAAACAGGAATTCAAGGGCTAGTTACAAGAGGAAACAACGCAGGACAAATTGGTAAAATCGAATCAATTGAAGAAGGGACATTCATTCTTCCTAAAAGAGTCATCCTTACATTAGGAGATAGAAAAATCGAAATTCCTGCAGACATCATAATGCCAATTGGAAAACAGGAGCCAATAATTCAATTAAAGTGA
- a CDS encoding 50S ribosomal protein L6, with translation MSTEQLEKFQDQVDIPEGVTVTLKKHMLHFVGPLGKTHKSFRTIPVNIKIEENKILLSTIEQKKRDYAILHTARSIIRNICEGLVTGYTIKMKIVFSHFPITVKVDGKSIIIENFQGERAPRLTHIVGNTKVVPKGEDVILTGEVWTDITQTAANIELRSKVKNKDHRVFLDGIYSFEKKKGIEK, from the coding sequence ATGTCTACTGAGCAACTAGAAAAATTCCAAGATCAAGTGGATATTCCAGAAGGAGTCACAGTTACTTTAAAGAAACACATGTTGCACTTTGTAGGACCCCTAGGTAAAACTCACAAAAGTTTTAGAACCATACCAGTAAACATCAAAATCGAAGAAAACAAGATTCTCCTATCCACAATTGAACAAAAAAAGAGAGATTATGCAATATTACACACTGCAAGATCAATTATTAGAAATATTTGTGAAGGTCTAGTTACTGGATATACAATAAAAATGAAAATTGTGTTTTCTCACTTTCCAATCACTGTCAAAGTAGATGGAAAGTCAATCATAATTGAAAATTTCCAAGGAGAGCGAGCTCCAAGATTAACACATATTGTTGGAAACACCAAAGTAGTTCCAAAAGGAGAAGATGTTATTCTTACAGGGGAAGTGTGGACAGATATTACACAAACAGCTGCCAATATAGAATTAAGATCCAAAGTAAAAAACAAAGATCATAGAGTGTTCCTTGATGGTATCTATTCATTTGAAAAGAAAAAAGGCATAGAAAAGTAA
- a CDS encoding ribonuclease P protein component 1 — protein MITADNITSHEFIGLDTEIIQSTNSQVVGLNGRITNETKSMFTINTENGSKSIAKSTNSWKFSIQGKDVIVKGTKIAKRSFDRIGGRA, from the coding sequence ATGATTACTGCAGACAATATAACATCACATGAATTCATAGGATTAGATACAGAGATCATTCAATCCACCAACTCTCAAGTAGTAGGATTAAATGGAAGAATTACCAATGAAACAAAATCAATGTTTACAATAAACACAGAAAATGGTTCAAAATCCATTGCAAAATCAACCAACAGTTGGAAATTTTCCATTCAAGGCAAGGATGTAATAGTTAAAGGCACAAAAATTGCAAAAAGATCATTTGATAGAATTGGAGGAAGAGCATGA
- a CDS encoding 30S ribosomal protein S17 has product MTQNIGLKVKEPTRECEDRHCPFHGGLSIRGKLFDGKVTGAKAKQTITLQKDAPIYFSKFKRYARGTSTIHAHVPGCIDVEAGDHVLTAECRPISKSVSYVVVEVKA; this is encoded by the coding sequence ATGACTCAAAATATAGGATTAAAAGTTAAAGAACCAACCAGAGAATGTGAAGACAGACATTGTCCATTCCACGGCGGATTATCAATTAGAGGAAAACTCTTTGATGGTAAAGTAACAGGAGCCAAAGCAAAACAAACCATCACATTACAAAAAGATGCACCAATTTACTTTAGTAAATTTAAGAGATATGCAAGGGGTACAAGTACAATTCACGCACATGTACCAGGCTGCATAGATGTTGAAGCAGGAGATCATGTCTTAACTGCAGAATGCAGACCAATCTCAAAATCAGTATCATATGTTGTTGTGGAGGTTAAGGCATAA
- a CDS encoding 50S ribosomal protein L14, whose amino-acid sequence MAKQAGKGVEEFRPYVTKVIPIGANIVCADNSGAKILEVINVPRHKTRSSRLASASVGDFCNVVVKKGPAELRKQVYGAVIIRQKYAVRRLNGVRVCFEDNAAVLITPEGETKGTDIKGPVAAEATEKWPRVANLASMVV is encoded by the coding sequence ATGGCAAAGCAAGCAGGTAAAGGAGTAGAAGAATTTAGACCATACGTTACCAAAGTAATCCCAATCGGTGCAAACATTGTATGTGCAGATAACTCTGGCGCTAAAATTTTAGAAGTAATCAATGTTCCAAGACATAAAACAAGATCATCAAGACTTGCATCAGCATCTGTTGGTGACTTTTGTAATGTTGTAGTTAAGAAAGGTCCTGCAGAATTGAGGAAACAAGTGTATGGCGCAGTAATTATTAGACAAAAATATGCAGTTAGAAGATTAAATGGTGTAAGAGTTTGTTTCGAAGATAATGCAGCAGTGCTAATAACTCCAGAAGGGGAAACTAAAGGAACAGACATCAAAGGACCAGTTGCAGCAGAAGCTACAGAAAAATGGCCAAGAGTAGCTAACTTGGCATCAATGGTGGTATAA
- a CDS encoding 50S ribosomal protein L22 produces the protein MGRFNYAFQNYDPTRHVRSSLREKDISHKHAREVAVSIKGLSIEKARDYLIAVINKKRAVPFGRYKNQVAHRPDPGVMSGRYPQKTAKEFIKVLDNLESNAEYKGMDLDRLRIVNATVHKGVVVKRFIPRAMGRATPKNNVLTHVELVAKEI, from the coding sequence ATGGGTAGATTCAATTACGCTTTCCAAAATTATGACCCAACTAGACACGTACGTTCATCACTACGTGAAAAAGATATCTCTCACAAACATGCACGTGAAGTTGCAGTCTCAATCAAAGGACTATCAATTGAAAAAGCAAGAGACTATCTTATTGCAGTAATTAACAAAAAAAGAGCAGTACCATTTGGAAGATACAAAAACCAAGTAGCACATAGACCTGACCCAGGAGTAATGTCTGGACGTTATCCACAAAAAACTGCAAAAGAGTTCATCAAAGTTTTAGATAATTTAGAATCAAATGCAGAATACAAAGGAATGGATTTAGATAGATTAAGAATTGTAAACGCAACTGTTCACAAAGGAGTAGTTGTTAAAAGATTCATCCCAAGAGCAATGGGAAGAGCAACTCCAAAGAACAATGTATTAACTCATGTAGAATTGGTGGCAAAGGAGATTTAG
- a CDS encoding 50S ribosomal protein L3 — MGARKRHQPRRGSLAYSRRVRAKTMEARIRAWPSRSSSEEPKILAHCGFKAGCVQIVSIDDRDKVPNAGKQLVSLGTVLVTPPVLILGIRGYSKDHDGKHAEFDVYAEDIPKNIAKEITIKNIAGSMENAETRLKRIKEIYAIVAVSPRAAGLEMKKPYIFEAMVSGGDIAKQFAHVKEHLGKEIKIDQIFETGSTVDVAAITKGHGWQGTMRRWGVKKKQHKSRKTVREVGSLGPISPQSVMYTVPRSGQTGFHQRVEYDKRIMIMGNTESDEIKINPDGGYKHFGLVKGDFIILKGSVPGTYKRLIKLRSQIRNAPVKVNKPNILEVVV, encoded by the coding sequence ATGGGAGCTCGAAAAAGACACCAACCACGTAGAGGAAGTCTAGCATACTCACGTAGAGTTCGTGCAAAGACAATGGAGGCAAGAATTAGAGCTTGGCCATCAAGATCATCTTCAGAAGAACCAAAGATTTTGGCACACTGCGGTTTCAAAGCAGGTTGTGTTCAAATTGTCAGTATCGATGACCGTGATAAAGTTCCAAACGCAGGAAAACAATTGGTAAGTTTAGGAACAGTACTAGTAACACCACCAGTGTTAATTTTAGGAATCAGAGGATATTCAAAAGATCATGATGGTAAACATGCAGAGTTTGATGTGTATGCAGAAGACATTCCAAAAAACATTGCCAAAGAAATTACAATTAAAAATATTGCAGGATCAATGGAGAATGCAGAAACAAGATTAAAAAGAATTAAAGAAATTTATGCAATTGTTGCAGTTTCTCCAAGAGCAGCAGGATTAGAAATGAAGAAACCATATATTTTTGAAGCAATGGTAAGTGGAGGAGACATTGCAAAACAATTTGCACATGTCAAAGAACATTTAGGTAAAGAAATTAAAATTGATCAAATCTTTGAAACAGGTTCAACTGTAGATGTTGCAGCTATTACTAAAGGTCATGGATGGCAAGGTACAATGAGAAGATGGGGTGTAAAAAAGAAACAACACAAATCAAGAAAGACAGTTAGAGAAGTTGGTTCATTAGGTCCCATCTCACCACAAAGTGTCATGTACACAGTTCCAAGATCAGGACAAACAGGATTCCATCAAAGAGTAGAATACGATAAACGAATTATGATCATGGGCAATACAGAATCAGATGAAATTAAAATTAATCCAGATGGCGGATACAAACATTTTGGATTAGTTAAAGGTGACTTCATAATTCTAAAGGGTTCAGTCCCTGGAACTTACAAGAGATTAATCAAACTTAGAAGTCAAATCAGAAATGCACCAGTTAAAGTCAATAAACCAAACATCTTGGAGGTTGTAGTATAA
- a CDS encoding 30S ribosomal protein S19, giving the protein MVKEFLYRGIPKEELDSLSLEKLFLLFNSRQRRSLTRGITDGKRKLIEEIKAAKAGKLKNPIKTHVRDLIVLPYMVGITVNTFSGKEFQPVTITTEMIGHYLGEYVITNKKVSHGAPGVGASRSSLYVPLK; this is encoded by the coding sequence ATGGTTAAAGAATTTTTATACAGAGGCATTCCAAAAGAGGAACTAGATAGTTTATCGCTAGAAAAATTATTCTTGTTATTTAATTCCAGACAAAGACGATCACTTACCAGAGGGATCACTGATGGAAAAAGAAAATTGATTGAAGAAATTAAAGCTGCAAAAGCAGGTAAATTAAAAAATCCTATCAAAACTCATGTAAGAGATTTGATTGTTCTACCATACATGGTAGGCATTACAGTAAACACATTCTCCGGAAAAGAATTCCAACCAGTTACAATAACAACTGAAATGATTGGACATTATTTGGGAGAATATGTAATAACGAACAAGAAGGTTTCACATGGTGCCCCAGGTGTGGGTGCATCAAGATCCAGCCTTTACGTGCCATTAAAGTGA
- a CDS encoding putative RNA uridine N3 methyltransferase codes for MKLSVAIPESALSDESLKIDKTRKISVLARACAIFKIDTIYIYQEGNKKTDPGLMVMILRYLETPQFLRRRLFPKMNDLKFAGVLHPLKIPSHNTPVNSKKIKAGDIREGIVVSSKGEKFVDVGINQLIRYYGNNTTNGKRVTIKFKEGYPKLSIKDIDKSEVPEYWGYSVKERANLFSILSEWKGNIIITSRKGKPVSNEQLSKYTKSDEHTLVVFGSPEKGVHEIIGGRMNKVQNAKSINFFPNQATETVRLEEALLGTLAILNANN; via the coding sequence TCTGTTGCAATTCCCGAGTCTGCATTATCAGATGAATCCCTTAAAATTGATAAAACTAGAAAAATTTCTGTTCTAGCAAGAGCTTGTGCAATTTTTAAAATCGATACAATCTACATCTATCAAGAAGGAAATAAAAAAACAGATCCAGGATTAATGGTAATGATTCTAAGATATTTAGAAACACCACAATTTTTGAGAAGAAGATTATTTCCAAAGATGAATGATTTAAAATTTGCAGGAGTTTTACATCCATTAAAAATTCCAAGTCACAACACACCAGTTAATTCTAAAAAAATTAAAGCTGGAGACATTAGAGAAGGAATTGTAGTAAGTTCAAAGGGAGAAAAATTTGTAGATGTTGGAATTAACCAATTGATTCGATATTATGGGAACAACACCACAAATGGAAAAAGAGTTACGATTAAATTCAAAGAAGGTTATCCTAAACTTTCAATCAAAGATATCGATAAAAGTGAAGTTCCAGAGTATTGGGGATACTCAGTAAAAGAGCGAGCAAATTTGTTTTCCATACTATCAGAATGGAAAGGAAACATCATCATAACATCAAGAAAAGGGAAACCAGTATCCAATGAACAGTTATCAAAATATACAAAATCAGATGAACATACCCTAGTTGTATTTGGATCTCCTGAGAAAGGAGTTCATGAAATAATTGGTGGACGAATGAATAAAGTTCAAAATGCAAAATCAATTAACTTTTTCCCAAATCAAGCAACTGAAACTGTACGTCTAGAAGAAGCATTGTTAGGAACATTGGCAATACTTAACGCCAATAATTAA
- a CDS encoding dihydrofolate reductase family protein encodes MRKIVLFIASSLDGYIAKNDGGVDWLPVRCSSGYDDFYKSIDTVIMGKKTYSQILTFGAYPYKDKKSYVLTRNDTSSNNDIRFVNDVEKLTKNLLTSSGSDIWLVGGAEIITTFMNLGLIDEIILSIIPVVLGSGVPLFNKIQKETKFQLIKTTEYDALVELHYKVLK; translated from the coding sequence ATGAGGAAGATTGTTCTATTCATTGCATCAAGTTTGGATGGATATATTGCAAAAAATGACGGTGGTGTTGATTGGCTTCCAGTAAGATGTTCTTCTGGATATGATGATTTTTACAAATCAATTGACACTGTAATTATGGGTAAAAAGACCTACTCTCAAATACTAACATTTGGGGCATATCCATACAAAGACAAGAAATCATACGTGCTTACTCGAAATGACACTTCAAGTAATAATGATATTCGATTTGTAAATGATGTTGAAAAATTAACAAAAAACCTTCTTACTAGTTCTGGCTCTGATATCTGGTTGGTAGGTGGGGCTGAAATAATCACTACTTTCATGAATCTTGGTTTGATTGATGAAATTATCCTATCAATAATACCTGTCGTTCTTGGCAGTGGGGTCCCCTTATTCAACAAAATTCAAAAAGAAACAAAATTTCAATTGATCAAAACTACCGAATATGATGCACTGGTTGAATTACATTACAAAGTTTTGAAATAA
- the rpmC gene encoding 50S ribosomal protein L29 translates to MTRLSMKTIKQLNEKDLKGKIQETRSELAKLRIDGSKGTLRKESGKLKPLRHDIARMLTRLTEMRKEK, encoded by the coding sequence ATGACCAGACTCAGTATGAAGACAATTAAACAATTAAACGAAAAAGATCTTAAAGGTAAAATTCAAGAAACACGCAGTGAACTTGCCAAACTTAGAATTGATGGTTCTAAAGGAACATTGAGAAAAGAGAGTGGAAAACTAAAACCATTACGACATGACATTGCAAGAATGCTTACAAGATTAACTGAGATGAGGAAAGAGAAATGA
- a CDS encoding 50S ribosomal protein L23, which translates to MNVDQAMKIIIKPYITEKTFAMVENESKICFIVEISANKSEISEAVKTLYNQNVKKVNTARTIYGKKAYVQFENTEKARDLATKIGML; encoded by the coding sequence ATGAATGTAGATCAAGCAATGAAAATTATCATAAAGCCGTACATTACGGAAAAGACCTTTGCAATGGTTGAGAATGAAAGTAAAATTTGTTTCATAGTAGAAATATCCGCAAATAAATCAGAAATTTCAGAAGCAGTAAAGACACTCTATAATCAAAATGTCAAAAAAGTAAACACTGCAAGAACAATTTACGGCAAAAAAGCTTATGTTCAGTTTGAAAATACCGAAAAAGCCAGAGATTTGGCAACAAAGATAGGAATGCTCTAA
- a CDS encoding 30S ribosomal protein S14 — MAKDRSYEATGRKKHDFGRGSRWCKRCGDYTAVIQKYDLMLCRRCFREVATSLGFRKNK, encoded by the coding sequence ATGGCAAAAGATAGATCATACGAAGCAACAGGAAGAAAAAAACACGACTTTGGTAGAGGTTCCAGATGGTGTAAAAGATGTGGAGATTATACAGCAGTTATTCAAAAATATGATTTAATGTTATGCAGACGATGCTTCAGAGAAGTAGCAACATCTTTAGGGTTCAGGAAAAATAAGTGA